The Camelina sativa cultivar DH55 chromosome 14, Cs, whole genome shotgun sequence genome includes a window with the following:
- the LOC104740567 gene encoding uncharacterized protein LOC104740567: MGSSYSASFSNSTTTSAPPPSPPSSPPSRSNTKPNGEERPRFFDGKAKNKCWANADIVPGRHPERWRKDAAGNVVCKRFGNCSGCLCFEYDHIVPYSKGGESIAENCQILQTRVNRLKSAQENVDPITLKSYSCGLQFTDKELDVIEMAVYGDVLRPGKECRCKTVAELLGQSKSKDGKAACELPS, encoded by the exons ATGGGGTCATCATACTCCGCCTCATTTTCTAACTCCACCACCACATCAGCTCCTCCTCCGTCTCCGCCTTCATCGCCGCCGTCACGCTCCAATACAAAACCTAACGGAGAAGAGAGACCACGTTTCTTCGATGGGAAAGCGAAGAACAAATGCTGGGCTAATGCTGACATCGTACCTGGTCGACATCCCGAGAGGTGGCGTAAAGACGCCGCCGGGAACGTAGTCTGCAAACGTTTCGGAAACTGCAGTGGTTGTCTCTGTTTCGAGTATGATCACATTGTTCCTTACTCCAAag GTGGAGAGTCGATAGCAGAGAATTGTCAGATACTTCAAACAAGAGTTAACAGATTAAAATCAGCTCAAGAAAATGTGGATCCGATCACACTTAAGAGCTACTCTTGTGGTCTGCAATTTACGG ACAAGGAGCTAGATGTTATCGAAATGGCGGTTTATGGAGATGTGTTACGACCTGGAAAAGAATGTCGCTGCAAAACCGTAGCCGAGCTGCTCGGTCAGTCCAAGTCCAAAGATGGTAAAGCCGCATGCGAGTTACCATCATAG